In one window of Vallitalea okinawensis DNA:
- the mreD gene encoding rod shape-determining protein MreD produces the protein MRTLVTVLLSVLFFCLETTILKNFEIRGITPNLLIILVVSLGILRGSKTAGTVGLFIGALQDILFYPVFGFQTLMFFYIGYVAGFFNKDFYKENYVLPFVLIFTADFIYGLLVYVFTYLFTGHLNIWQYITNIILPEMIYTLLIGLFVYKFLYFIDDRLNMYERKRYSRIR, from the coding sequence TTGAGAACCCTAGTTACAGTGTTACTATCCGTACTATTTTTTTGCTTAGAAACTACAATTCTTAAGAATTTTGAAATTAGGGGTATTACCCCTAATTTGTTAATTATTCTTGTCGTTTCACTTGGTATCTTAAGAGGATCAAAAACAGCAGGAACTGTGGGATTGTTTATAGGTGCTTTGCAGGATATTTTATTTTATCCTGTGTTTGGATTTCAAACCCTCATGTTTTTCTATATCGGATATGTAGCTGGTTTTTTTAATAAAGACTTTTACAAAGAAAACTATGTCTTACCCTTCGTCCTCATTTTTACTGCAGATTTTATATATGGACTTTTGGTCTACGTTTTTACTTACCTTTTTACAGGTCACCTCAACATATGGCAATACATAACTAATATCATCTTACCGGAAATGATATACACATTGCTTATAGGACTATTCGTGTATAAGTTCTTATATTTTATTGACGATAGATTAAATATGTATGAAAGAAAGAGATATAGTCGTATTAGATGA
- the mreC gene encoding rod shape-determining protein MreC has product MKKFSLKARYILLIITLTCITLIVITSYVGGDNIVNQTVGYIITPIQKGFNNTGNWFSNIYGWVTNLDNLEEDNELLKAKVEELEVENSKLQLEHTELERLRKLFQLSLTYEEYPMTGARIIAKAPGNWYNTFTIDKGRSDGIEQGMVVIADSGLVGHIVDVSEHYAVVQSIIDDSSSVHGQVVRTSDTLFVEGDKLLAEEGICQVTFINSEAEIVKGDNIVTSPLGDIYPPGITIGMITDVEENPNLLTKTAYLKPVVDFSNLNEVLIITQSYKEDFENEKEELEGIE; this is encoded by the coding sequence TTGAAAAAATTTAGTTTAAAAGCAAGGTATATCCTTCTAATCATAACATTGACTTGCATTACCCTCATAGTTATTACTTCCTATGTGGGTGGTGATAACATTGTCAACCAGACTGTAGGCTACATTATCACTCCTATACAAAAAGGGTTTAATAACACTGGTAATTGGTTTTCCAATATTTATGGATGGGTAACCAACTTAGATAATCTTGAAGAAGATAATGAGTTGCTTAAAGCTAAAGTCGAAGAACTAGAAGTTGAAAATAGTAAATTGCAATTAGAACATACTGAATTAGAACGTTTAAGAAAGCTTTTTCAATTAAGTTTAACATATGAAGAATATCCAATGACAGGTGCCCGTATTATAGCGAAAGCACCTGGTAATTGGTATAATACTTTTACTATTGATAAGGGTAGAAGTGATGGGATTGAACAAGGAATGGTTGTTATTGCAGATAGTGGGTTGGTTGGACATATTGTCGACGTGAGTGAACATTATGCAGTTGTTCAATCCATTATCGATGATTCCAGCAGTGTTCATGGACAAGTTGTAAGAACTAGTGATACTCTTTTTGTCGAAGGCGATAAACTGCTAGCTGAAGAAGGCATATGTCAAGTAACTTTTATTAATAGTGAAGCAGAAATTGTTAAAGGTGATAACATTGTAACATCCCCTTTGGGTGATATTTATCCGCCAGGTATAACGATTGGTATGATCACAGATGTAGAAGAAAATCCCAACTTATTAACGAAGACTGCATATTTAAAACCTGTAGTTGACTTTTCTAATTTGAATGAAGTGTTAATCATAACTCAATCTTATAAAGAAGATTTTGAGAATGAAAAAGAAGAATTAGAAGGGATAGAGTAG
- a CDS encoding rod shape-determining protein: MLFSNDLGIDLGTANTLVFVKGKGIIVNEPSVVALNENTKEVLAVGNEAKLMIGRTPGNIVATRPMKDGVIADFDTTHTMLKYFFGRAFKKRLFGSKPRVVICVPSGVTEVEKRAVREAAIQAGASERACYLIEEPMAASIGANLPVAEPTGSMVVDIGGGTTEVAVISLGGIVTSRSLRIAGDDLDEHIVLYIKKAYNLMIGERTAENIKVKIGYAMADDELGLETIEVRGRDLITGLPKTIELTSKEVTKAISDPINSIIDVIKYTLEKTPPELAADIMETGITLTGGGALLKSLDTIIHKETGMPVHIAEEPLNCVALGTGMVLDQIDILKNVLIQ, from the coding sequence ATGCTATTTTCGAATGATTTAGGTATAGATTTAGGAACTGCGAATACTCTTGTGTTCGTAAAAGGAAAAGGAATTATTGTTAATGAACCTTCTGTTGTGGCTCTCAATGAGAACACGAAAGAGGTACTGGCTGTTGGTAATGAGGCAAAATTAATGATAGGTAGAACACCAGGTAATATAGTAGCAACAAGACCGATGAAAGATGGTGTTATAGCTGATTTTGATACAACTCATACCATGCTGAAATATTTCTTTGGTCGAGCTTTTAAAAAAAGACTCTTTGGTAGTAAACCTCGTGTAGTTATATGTGTACCTTCAGGAGTTACAGAAGTTGAAAAAAGAGCTGTTAGAGAAGCTGCAATACAAGCTGGAGCAAGTGAAAGAGCTTGTTATTTAATAGAAGAACCTATGGCTGCTTCTATCGGAGCAAATTTACCAGTTGCTGAGCCAACTGGTAGTATGGTCGTTGATATAGGTGGCGGGACTACTGAAGTAGCTGTAATTTCTTTAGGAGGTATCGTTACTAGTCGCTCATTACGTATAGCAGGCGATGATCTAGATGAACATATTGTATTATACATTAAAAAAGCTTATAACTTAATGATTGGTGAACGTACTGCTGAAAACATTAAAGTTAAAATTGGTTATGCTATGGCAGATGATGAACTTGGTCTCGAAACTATTGAAGTAAGAGGACGTGACTTGATAACAGGTTTGCCAAAAACGATTGAATTAACAAGTAAGGAAGTAACTAAAGCTATTAGTGACCCTATTAATTCTATTATAGATGTTATTAAGTATACTCTTGAAAAAACACCACCTGAATTAGCTGCTGACATAATGGAGACAGGAATTACTTTAACGGGTGGAGGAGCATTACTGAAATCTTTAGATACTATAATTCATAAAGAAACAGGCATGCCAGTCCATATTGCAGAAGAACCACTTAATTGTGTTGCTTTGGGTACTGGTATGGTATTAGATCAAATAGACATATTAAAGAATGTACTGATTCAATAA
- the radC gene encoding RadC family protein — protein sequence MVRDKHLTMKDLPDSEKPYEKSLQYGVNTLSDAELLAVILRTGSHKIKAVDLAHQLLLLDSEQPGLMGLIQRTPEELRTVKGIGEVKSIQIGAIFELAKRIAKLNAIEKLKINSPSSVAAMYMSEMRYLKQEQFRLICLDTKNQIIADKIMTIGSVNASIVHPREIFIEAIRHGAVNLIMVHNHPSGDPTPSREDRLITKRVVECGELLGIKVLDHIIIGDGRYISLKEKGIC from the coding sequence ATGGTAAGAGATAAACATTTAACGATGAAAGATTTACCTGACTCCGAGAAACCTTATGAAAAGAGCTTACAGTATGGCGTAAATACTTTGTCAGATGCAGAGTTGTTAGCAGTAATATTGAGAACAGGATCCCATAAAATCAAAGCTGTTGACTTAGCACATCAACTACTATTATTAGATTCTGAGCAACCAGGATTAATGGGGCTTATTCAAAGAACTCCTGAAGAATTAAGGACCGTTAAAGGTATTGGTGAAGTGAAATCTATTCAGATTGGTGCAATTTTTGAGTTAGCTAAAAGAATAGCTAAGTTAAATGCCATTGAAAAGTTAAAAATTAATTCACCAAGTAGTGTTGCTGCCATGTACATGTCTGAAATGCGTTATTTGAAGCAAGAGCAGTTTAGACTCATATGTCTAGATACCAAAAATCAAATCATAGCAGATAAGATTATGACAATTGGAAGCGTCAATGCTTCAATTGTACATCCAAGAGAAATATTTATTGAAGCTATACGACATGGAGCGGTTAATTTAATCATGGTACATAATCATCCAAGTGGTGATCCAACTCCTAGTAGGGAAGATCGTCTGATAACCAAACGAGTTGTAGAATGCGGTGAATTACTTGGGATAAAGGTTTTAGATCATATTATTATAGGTGATGGTAGATATATTAGTTTGAAGGAAAAAGGGATCTGCTAA
- a CDS encoding Maf family protein has product MRKKIILASQSPRRKELLELLQIDFEILSEEVEESYDSNMSPEEIVEYLAFKKAKAVAENTSEKAVIIGSDTIVELDGEILLKPKDIEDAILILKRLSGKKHRVYTGLAIIDLYQDKKIVTHDCTEVLMAELTEEEIKFYIDTKEPMDKAGAYGIQGIGSIFVEKINGDFFNVMGLPLRRLYLSLDSLGISLPKMMTF; this is encoded by the coding sequence ATGAGAAAAAAAATTATTCTTGCATCTCAGTCACCTAGGCGAAAGGAATTACTGGAATTATTACAGATAGACTTTGAAATTTTATCCGAAGAAGTTGAAGAATCTTATGATAGCAACATGTCACCAGAAGAGATCGTTGAGTATTTAGCTTTTAAAAAGGCTAAAGCTGTGGCGGAAAATACATCGGAGAAGGCTGTTATCATTGGGTCAGATACCATTGTAGAATTGGATGGGGAGATACTTCTTAAGCCAAAAGATATTGAAGATGCAATACTTATTTTGAAAAGACTCAGTGGTAAGAAACATCGCGTCTATACAGGACTTGCAATAATAGATCTTTACCAAGACAAAAAGATTGTAACACATGATTGTACAGAAGTCTTAATGGCTGAGTTAACTGAAGAAGAAATAAAATTTTATATTGATACCAAGGAACCAATGGATAAAGCCGGTGCATATGGTATACAAGGTATCGGTTCTATTTTTGTTGAAAAAATTAATGGTGATTTCTTTAATGTTATGGGCTTACCTTTACGAAGACTTTATCTAAGTCTTGACTCATTAGGGATTTCTTTACCAAAGATGATGACATTTTAA
- a CDS encoding DUF4321 domain-containing protein, whose product MNKKSGWIFVLFLFIGIVIGGFLGTYFAESPILSWLNYGQVFTLSPEFNFSIIEFDMNLKISINLASIIGILLAIFAYRKMK is encoded by the coding sequence ATGAACAAGAAAAGTGGATGGATTTTTGTATTATTTCTGTTCATAGGTATTGTAATTGGTGGTTTTTTAGGTACTTATTTTGCAGAGTCGCCTATATTAAGTTGGTTAAATTATGGACAAGTATTTACTTTAAGCCCCGAATTTAATTTTAGTATTATTGAATTTGATATGAATCTAAAAATTTCAATAAATCTTGCTAGTATTATTGGAATTCTCTTAGCGATCTTTGCATATAGAAAAATGAAATAA
- a CDS encoding RnfABCDGE type electron transport complex subunit B, translating into MEILFPILILSGLGIVAGLGLGIASKVFAVEVDPKVPLIRDALPGANCGGCGYAGCDAYAKAVASGEVSIDACPVGGTQTIEALSGIMGVEAETKEKEVAFVMCHGTCDKAKEQYVYEGIHDCLEAANIPGGGSKSCRYGCLGLGTCERACPFGAIDIIDGIAVINEEKCTSCGKCVVACPKALIELVPVKKKVRVMCHSEDKGKDVKQSCEVGCIGCRMCTKVCEPGAITVTNNLAHIDYSKCTQCGNCVEKCPTNAIEFI; encoded by the coding sequence ATGGAGATTTTATTTCCGATATTAATATTAAGTGGGTTAGGAATAGTAGCAGGTTTAGGATTAGGTATAGCTTCTAAAGTATTTGCTGTTGAAGTCGACCCAAAAGTGCCTTTAATTCGAGATGCTTTACCAGGTGCTAACTGCGGTGGTTGTGGTTATGCAGGATGTGATGCTTACGCAAAGGCTGTAGCTTCTGGAGAAGTTTCTATTGATGCTTGCCCAGTTGGAGGAACTCAAACCATAGAAGCACTTTCCGGTATTATGGGTGTTGAAGCTGAGACAAAGGAAAAAGAAGTTGCTTTTGTTATGTGTCACGGTACATGTGATAAAGCAAAAGAGCAATATGTATATGAAGGGATTCATGATTGTTTAGAAGCAGCAAATATTCCAGGTGGAGGGTCCAAAAGTTGTCGATATGGCTGTCTTGGCCTTGGCACATGTGAAAGAGCGTGTCCTTTTGGTGCTATTGATATCATTGATGGAATTGCTGTTATTAATGAAGAAAAATGTACGAGTTGTGGAAAATGCGTTGTTGCTTGTCCAAAAGCCCTCATTGAGTTAGTTCCTGTAAAGAAGAAAGTACGTGTTATGTGCCACAGTGAAGACAAAGGTAAAGATGTTAAGCAATCCTGTGAAGTGGGATGTATCGGTTGTCGCATGTGTACAAAAGTTTGTGAACCTGGTGCCATTACAGTTACAAACAACCTTGCTCACATTGACTATAGTAAATGCACACAATGCGGAAATTGTGTAGAAAAATGTCCAACAAATGCAATAGAATTCATTTAA
- the rsxA gene encoding electron transport complex subunit RsxA — translation MTEYLLILLSAILVNNFVLSRFLGICPFLGVSKKVETAFGMGMAVTFVMTMASIISYIVYKWVLQPIGMEYLSTIAFILVIASLVQLVEIVIQKVSPSLYQALGIYLPLITTNCAVLGVAVLNKDLEYNLLKSVVHGAGAAIGFTLAIVLFAGIRERLEKNNILPSLQGFPIALITAGLMAVAFLGFQGLI, via the coding sequence ATGACAGAATATCTTTTAATATTATTATCTGCTATACTAGTTAACAACTTTGTATTATCACGTTTCTTAGGTATTTGTCCTTTTCTAGGCGTATCTAAAAAGGTTGAAACGGCATTTGGGATGGGAATGGCTGTTACTTTCGTTATGACAATGGCATCTATTATCTCATACATTGTTTATAAGTGGGTATTACAACCTATCGGTATGGAATATTTATCAACAATTGCTTTTATACTTGTTATTGCTTCACTGGTACAATTAGTTGAAATTGTTATTCAAAAGGTGAGCCCATCACTTTATCAGGCTCTAGGTATTTACTTACCACTAATAACAACGAACTGTGCTGTACTTGGGGTTGCTGTTTTAAACAAAGATCTAGAATATAATTTACTAAAAAGTGTTGTTCATGGTGCAGGAGCTGCAATAGGTTTTACGTTAGCTATTGTATTGTTTGCAGGTATTCGTGAAAGACTTGAAAAAAATAACATATTACCCTCACTTCAGGGATTCCCAATTGCACTGATCACTGCAGGGTTGATGGCGGTTGCCTTTTTAGGCTTCCAAGGCCTTATATAA
- the rsxE gene encoding electron transport complex subunit RsxE — MRNLIERLKVGIIQENPIFMQVLGMCPTLAVTTSAENGLGMGLATTAVLMGSNLVIALIRKLIPSKVRIPAFIVVIATFVTMIDLLLQAYLPDLHNALGLFIPLIVVNCLILSRAEAYASKNSVLPSLFDGLGMGIGFTVALTVIGVVRELFGAGMIFGMQIMPDSFEPAVIMVLAPGAFFVLGILLALFNVVKNRKANA; from the coding sequence ATGAGAAATCTTATTGAGCGTTTAAAAGTAGGTATTATACAAGAAAACCCAATTTTTATGCAAGTTTTAGGTATGTGTCCTACTCTTGCTGTTACTACTTCTGCTGAAAATGGGCTAGGTATGGGACTTGCAACAACTGCAGTTTTAATGGGATCTAATTTAGTTATTGCATTAATTCGTAAGCTGATTCCTAGTAAAGTCCGTATTCCAGCTTTTATCGTTGTTATTGCAACCTTTGTCACAATGATAGATTTATTACTTCAAGCTTATTTACCTGACTTACACAATGCTTTAGGGTTGTTTATACCTTTAATCGTTGTTAACTGTTTAATTTTAAGCCGTGCAGAAGCTTATGCATCTAAGAATTCAGTTCTACCATCTTTATTTGATGGTTTAGGTATGGGGATTGGCTTTACAGTTGCCTTAACTGTTATTGGAGTCGTGAGAGAACTCTTTGGGGCAGGTATGATTTTTGGTATGCAAATTATGCCAGATAGCTTTGAACCAGCAGTAATCATGGTATTAGCGCCAGGAGCATTCTTTGTTCTAGGTATTTTACTAGCTTTATTTAATGTTGTTAAAAATAGAAAAGCTAACGCTTAG
- a CDS encoding RnfABCDGE type electron transport complex subunit G, protein MSKLNNTENILVLGLVLFIITAIAGALLGFVDEMTYEPRMTQMEKAKNEALKMVLSEADGFDSIDVDSTSFPSIVEAYKATNDAGYAMKVTTKGYGGTIVLFVGLDKEGVVTGMHMLQHQETPGLGANANNPEFKDQFPGKGPEVIGLTKNAPSESEVQAITGATITSNAIVNGVNDALAYYEDILAGEEQ, encoded by the coding sequence ATGAGTAAATTAAACAATACAGAGAATATACTGGTTTTAGGTCTTGTACTTTTTATCATTACTGCAATTGCAGGAGCTTTATTAGGTTTTGTAGATGAAATGACTTACGAACCTAGAATGACCCAAATGGAGAAAGCTAAAAATGAAGCATTAAAGATGGTATTATCAGAAGCTGATGGGTTTGATAGTATTGATGTTGATTCAACGTCTTTTCCTAGTATCGTTGAAGCCTACAAAGCAACCAATGATGCTGGTTATGCCATGAAAGTAACTACTAAAGGTTATGGTGGAACCATTGTTTTATTCGTGGGGTTGGATAAAGAGGGTGTTGTGACAGGTATGCATATGCTACAACATCAAGAAACACCTGGTCTAGGTGCAAATGCCAATAATCCAGAATTTAAAGATCAGTTCCCAGGTAAGGGACCTGAAGTTATTGGTTTAACTAAAAATGCACCTTCTGAAAGTGAAGTTCAAGCCATAACTGGTGCTACGATAACATCTAATGCTATTGTCAATGGTGTTAATGATGCTTTGGCTTATTATGAAGACATTTTGGCAGGGGAGGAACAATAA
- a CDS encoding RnfABCDGE type electron transport complex subunit D — protein MSQLFKVTSSPHVKSKDSTSRIMLDVVLALIPAGLFSIYFFGFDALVIILLSVISCVGAEYVWQKLTNQPVTVKDFSALITGILLAYNLPSNVPFWIPIIGGVFAIILVKQFFGGLGQNFMNPALAARAVLLTSWAGHMSNFAIDGVSSATPLTAISLGEGALPPLSDVFVGTIGGSLGETSALFLLLGAAYLMYRGVISWRIPITYVGTVFALTYLFGGNGLYEIFAGGLILGAFFMATDYSTSPMTSKGHILFGIGCGLLTVVIRKFAGLPEGVSYAIILMNLAVPLIDRYTRPRTFGEVA, from the coding sequence GTGTCACAATTGTTTAAAGTAACTTCTTCACCTCATGTAAAATCTAAAGATTCAACGAGTAGAATCATGTTAGATGTGGTATTAGCATTAATACCAGCAGGTTTATTTAGTATATATTTCTTTGGATTTGATGCACTGGTTATCATTCTTTTATCAGTAATAAGTTGTGTAGGTGCTGAATATGTTTGGCAAAAGCTAACCAATCAACCAGTTACAGTAAAAGACTTCAGTGCATTAATTACGGGTATCTTATTAGCATATAATTTACCTTCAAATGTGCCATTTTGGATACCAATCATAGGTGGAGTATTTGCAATTATATTAGTTAAGCAATTTTTTGGTGGTTTAGGTCAGAACTTTATGAACCCAGCTTTAGCAGCAAGAGCTGTCTTACTTACTTCATGGGCTGGTCATATGAGTAATTTTGCAATAGATGGTGTATCATCTGCAACGCCTTTAACAGCCATAAGTTTAGGTGAGGGTGCATTACCACCTTTATCCGATGTGTTTGTTGGAACTATAGGTGGAAGCCTTGGAGAAACATCAGCTCTCTTCTTATTATTAGGAGCTGCATATTTGATGTATAGAGGCGTTATCAGCTGGCGTATTCCTATTACTTATGTTGGTACAGTTTTTGCATTAACATATTTATTTGGTGGTAATGGTTTATATGAGATTTTTGCTGGTGGATTAATCTTAGGAGCGTTTTTTATGGCTACAGACTATAGTACTTCTCCTATGACATCAAAAGGTCATATTTTATTTGGTATTGGTTGTGGACTATTAACAGTTGTTATACGAAAATTTGCTGGATTACCTGAAGGGGTATCTTATGCCATCATTTTAATGAACTTGGCAGTACCATTAATTGATCGTTACACGCGTCCAAGAACATTTGGGGAGGTGGCTTAA